Genomic window (Hypanus sabinus isolate sHypSab1 chromosome X2 unlocalized genomic scaffold, sHypSab1.hap1 SUPER_X2_unloc_8, whole genome shotgun sequence):
ttctcatggccccttctggctctaatTCACACTTACACTCCTTCCAGGTAACCTTGTAATTCTCTAGAAATCCATCTGTACTCAGATTATAGGAGCTTCCATAAGCTTTTCTGTTCTTCTTAACtgaattttctacatcctttgtacactgtGGTTCTTCTACCCCACCGTGtgctccctgcctcaatggaacatacctgtgcagaacGCCATGCcagtgttccctgaacatttgcgacatttctgccgtgcatttccctgaaaaCACCTGCCCACAATGATTTGCAGGCAGTGatcctgtgaaattcattgtcatggCCGGctcggaggccaagtcatcggtttgtcacgtaccccgtgaccggaTTACCGAACCAGCGGAAATGaaaaacactttggagtctggtattactgtagctaatagtgtttattagtatactaagcaatacagtactataaaatgcaaatatgtgaaacaggttagcaatgatatgtacagaagtgtggaaataggaatcaaaacctAGCTCTTTCAAAGTCTAGATGTAAATGGTTAGttttacgatggtgaagagttcagttcagttcaggtggagggaggaggggggagagagacacacacacgttACCATCGAACTGTCCGTTGGCTTCCTGTCCTGTTGTAGTCATCGACCATGACCATGTACGACCGTTCATCAGTGGTGGACCTGTCAcgcaggcaagggtggacacacaagcaagcccccaccggtcgcacctttcacacactgtgagcccctGATCGATCCTACAAACCCCCACCTTCACATGGGTGCACAacgctctttcagtgtcccgtggtgtgtctgcctgtgtctcagcagaGCTGCTTTTTATCATCACTTGCTAGACACcagctggaatctggagactaGACTGGACAGGgccccggaacctgggtcttgacttgggctcggactccggatccagacgaggactggacgtggcaaggTAATAGGACTgggaaactcctcggagccttgaACATGGAGtggaaacctcctcggagactttgacccgGACTGGACTTGACTCGAAGcctgagacttggacacggaacgaCAAACAACGACAGTCCACTCAAGTAGCGGCAAACAGTCTTCCTACTGAGCattggactcgagcacaggaacacagaacacagagccaggacccctccttggggacaggacgtagggccagggctttacatagaggacccctccttggggacaggacgtagggccggggctttacatagagtcaggacccctccttggtgacaggacgtagggccggggctttacatagaggtcccctccttggggacaggacgtagggccggggatctacacagagtcaggacccctccttggggacaggacgtagggccggggctttacatagaggacccctccttggggacaggacgtagggccggggatttacacagagtcaggacccctccttggggacaggaagtagggccggggctttacatagagtcaggacccctccttggggacaggacgtagggccggggatttacacagagtcaggacccctccttggggacaggacgtagggccggggctttacatagtgtcaggacccctccttggggacaggacatagggccggggctttacatagtgtcaggacccctccttggggacaggacgtagggtcgGGGCTTTactcagagtcaggacccctccttggggacaggacgtagggccggggctttacacagagtcaggacccctccttggggacaggacgtagggccggggctttacagagagtcaggacccctccttggggacaggacgtagggccggggctttacagagagtcaggatccctccttggggacaggacgtagggccgggactcatacacggacactaaacacggggacacaaagagacagttccaagctcatCGATAAACagttccttctgttggcatgacaaggctccagtctcactcTAGCGGTTAAACTTGATGGTGATTCAGGCGATGACACAGGCGAGGTTGCAGGCAAGGCTTCAGGCGTGGGTTGCTGAAAGATGGGGAAGGgatggaagggaagggaagggaacagtccagggAAGGGTAACGGCAAAGCCGGCCTGTCTTACCCAACGGAGGCGAGGACAGGGAGGGACAGAATCAACCGCAGGGCAATGGCAAAGACGGCCTGACCTACCCCACagtggcaaggacaggatactgacaagaccaaCCCGCACCtacactcgaacccagggccactgaTATTCCAGCCCCTatttgagaatcaggtgcctgtgattcaGCCCAAATGAAACAATGGACAGCCCGAAGACCCGAAGCCTAGAgtccatggaccggaccatgacaagctaaatggtaggaggcaaagactgggaataaagggagccaactctggttggctgccagtcactagtggtgttcctcagggctctgtgttcggaCTGGTGATTTTTGTAATATTCCAATAGTTTGGAAGACAGAATTGCTGGCTTTGTTacaaggtttgcagatgatatgaagacatgaggaggggcaggtagttttcggtagagagggtgcagaaggactgagatagatttagagaatgggaaaaaaaaaacagcagatgggatacagtgccgggaagtgtatgttcatgcattttggtagaagaaatgaaagtgttaacttcttcgaaatggacagaaaataccgaacaactgaggtgcaaagggtcacGGGGAGTCCAtgttcaggattccctgaaggttaatttgcaggtcgagtctgtggtgtggaaggcaaacgcaacgtcagcattcatttcgagagatcTACAATATATCAGCGAGGATGTAATTTGGGAAGTTGGTcgtcactggtgaggcctcacttggagggcAGGTCTGGGCCCCtgatcttggaaaggatgtgccgaaactggagaaggttcagagtatGTTCACGAAAacagattccaggattgaatggattgtcatatgaagagcgttcaaTGGGCCTGAGCCTGGATCAGCAGAGGAATTAGGGCTGACCTCATGGAAACTTATCAAATTGTGGaagggcttgatagagtggatgtggaaaggatgcttcctgtggtggaaGAGTCTGCGACCAGGGAAcagagcttcagaatagaggggcgtccttttagaacggagatgacagAGAACggactgagagtggtgaatctggggaattccgtgccacaggcagctgtggaggccaattctttatgtacatttagggCAGAGGTGGATAGAATCTTGATTGATCCgggcatgaagtgatacagggacaagacaggagattggagtggagagcaaatttggatcagccatgataaaatgacagaacagactcgatggggtaAACAGCCTCATTCTGGTCTTAAGTCTTATAGTCTGACGGTctgtccccagtgtgaactcgctgatgtagctTCAAGTCAGATGactaagtgaatcccttcccacaatctgagaaagtgaatggtttctccccagtatgaactaactggtgtctctgtagcttggatgaccgagtgaatcccttcccacattcagggcaggtgaatggcctctccccagtgtggattCGCTGATGTGACAAAAGGGTGGATGAGTGAGCGAAtgccttcccacaatctgagcaggtgaacggcctctccccagtgtggattCGCTGGTGTGACaaaaggttggatgactgagtgaatcccttcccacattcagaacaagtgaatggcctctccccagtgtgaaccagctggtgtctctgtagggtggatgagtgagtgaatcccttcccacacacagagcaggtgaacggcctctccccaatgtgaactcgCAGATGTATTTTCAAATCCGATGACCCAGCAAactcctttccacagtctgagcaggtgaacggcctctccccagtgtgaactcgctgatgtattttCAAGCCAGATGATCGAGCGAactcctttccacagtctgagcagatgaacggtttctccccagtgtgaactaactggtgcCTCAGTAGGCGAAATGAcagagtgaatcttttcccacagtctgagcaaatgaacggtttctccccagtgtgaaagcACTGATGTGtgttcagttgagatgaccgaatgaatcgcttcccacagtccgagcacgtgaatggcctctccccagtgtgaactcgctgatgtactttcaagtcagatgacagagtgaatctcttcccacattcagagcagctgaacggtttctccccagtgtgaaatcgttGATGGACGCTCAGCTGAGATGCACGAGCGaactccttcccacagtctgagcaggtgaacggtttctccccagtgtgaactcgctgatgttccttcagttgagatgaccgtgtgaatcccttctcacatacTGAGCAGgcaaacggtttctccccagtgtgaaccagcCAGTGTGTCTGtagtttggatgactgagtgaatcccttcccacactcagagcaggtgaatggcctctcctcagtgtgaaccagCAAGTGTCTCCGTAGTTTGGATGAGTGCATGAaacctttcccacattcagagcaggtgaacggactCACCCCAgaatgaactcgctgatgtaccttcaggtcagttgaccgagtgaatcccttcccacattctgagcagctgaacggtttctccccagtgtgaaccagctggtgtctcagtaggtgagatgaccgagtaaatcgcttcccacattctgagcagctgaacggtttctccccagtgtgaaccagctggtgtctcagtaggtgagatgaccgagtgaatgcctctccacattctgagcaggtgaacagcctctccccagtgtgaactcgccgatgtaccttcaattgagatgatgaagtgaactccttcccacagtctgagcaggtgaacggcatctTCTCAGTGTGAACTGGTGACGTTCGTTCATTTGAGATGACTAAATGAATCTGTTTCGACATTCAGAGGTGGGGAAAGGCCATGGCACCAtgtgaatttgctggtgtctctgtagtgtggTTGATGGTGTCAGTGCCTTCCTGCACTCTGAGAAACGTCTCCTCACTGGTGAATTTTTGGATATATCTTCAGCATCAATGACAGAATGAATTGCTTCCCGCTGTCAGAACAGGTGGAGCATCTCACtgtggtgtgaacttgctgatgtatcttcaggctgGTTGACTGAgtagttcccctccctcacacagagcaggtgaatggcctctccccactgtgaactcactggcgtgtctgcgggtaggctgtgagtgaatcccttcccacactgagagaaggagaatgatatcTCACTGCGATCAATCATCTGGCAATTCAGACAGTCAGATGTTTGAATCCCTTGTACAATCAATGagttgaagaactgatctccagtgaacaaatgctggtgtgttctcagcacCCCGGTTCCTGTGGATAACACGGAGTTACAAAAGAAAATTTCCCTTCAGACACAGATACAACTCCAACTGGATCAACAACAATGCAAAATACATCAATGGGAGAAGGACAATATCCATCCGACCTTATCTCAAACAGATTTACTGAGGTCGCCTTCACTGCTTCATTAggcagagaaatccacagattcaccaccctcagggaaaagcagttcctcctcatctccgtcccacATCCCccaatcttgaggcaatgtcctctcgtactaagcctcacctaccagtggaagcaaCTTTCCCGCCTCTggcttatctacccctttcataactttacatgtttctgtaagatctcctctcaatgtGAGCGCTGGAATCACAATTTTACCCAATTCAACTCAAGCTGGAGCAACACAACCTGAGATATacagtgggaagcgagggaggagattgctgagcctctggcgatgaccttTGTATTACCACTCAGGACAGGAGATGTACCAGAGAATTGGAAGACATTGTCCCCTTGTTagggaatggagttgagggaacccaggaattatagaccagtgagtggaGAGTGCCccagtggccatctccctcagtaATCGTTACCTCACTTTGGATGTGGTTGaggggggatgacctgacagaggacgaccacgacgatcgggtctctggcactgaccctggttccgtggtgcagaagggaaagaggaagttgaggaatgcagtagtcataggattcaatagtgaggggaatggacaggaggttctgcacgcctgatagagatacgtgtgtggtgtgttgcctcccaggtgccagggtacgggatctctcagatcgggtgcaaggtattctgaagggagcgggtgaccagccagaagtcttggtacacgttggtatATATGACACAGGTAGACAAAGAGAGGAGGGCGtgaggagagaattcagggagttcggtaggaagctgaaaggcaggacatctagggtagtaacctcaggattgctgcctgtgccacgtgctggtgagaGCAATACTAGCATGATTAGgtatattaatgtgtggctgagggactggtgtagggggcagggctttagattcctggatcattgggatctcctctgggggaggtatgacctgtacaaaaaggacgggttacacctgaacccaaaggggtccaatatcctagccagcacatttaatagagctgttagggagggtttaaactgatttggcgtggggatgggaatcagagtgatggggctgaggaaacgggaaacagaaataaatcgaagatagcgtgcaacagggCAACAGAGATGTGGGGCAGTGAAAATAGAAAGCAACAAATCCTGGGCTGAGAGAGTTATTTGAATGTACAGAGCATGAGGATTAAAATGGACGATCCTGAAATTCAGCTGCAAATTGGCAAATTGGTCAATCTCTGAAACTTGGATAAAAGGTGGCTGCCGatgggagttgaatgtccaagaatacacGGTGTATCAGAATGATAGGTGACtgggcagagagggtggtgtggctctctggataaaaaaatattaaatcattggaaagagatgacataggattgtaaGGTGTGACCgtctaaccatataacaattacagcacggaaacaggccatctcggcccttctagtccatgcgaacgctgacactcacctagtcccactggcccgcactcagcccataaccctccattcctttcctgtccatatacccatccaattttactttaaatgacaataccgaacctacctctaccacttctactggaagctcattccacacagctaccactctctgagtaaagacgttccctccttaagcttttgcccccaactctcaaatcatgtccacttgtttgaatctcccctattcacaatggaaaaagcctatccacgtcaactcaatatatccccctcattattttaaatacctctatcaagtcccccctcaaccttctgtgctccaaagaataaagacctaacttgttcagcctttccctatgacttaggtgctgaaacccaggtaacattctagtaaatcttctctgtactctctctattttgttgatatcgttcctataattcagtgaccggaactgtacacaatactccaaattcagccttacgaATGCCATGTACAGTTTTAAcactacatcccaactcctatactcaatgctcttatttataaaggccagcataacaaaagctttcttcaccaccctatccacatgatggGGTCATGGGTCTGTACGGGTTGAGTTACgaaatggggaggggaatggcagttgtatacagatcTCCATACAGCagtcgggatgtggattacaaattacagcaggagatagaaaaggcctgtcagaaaggcaatgataACATTGATAATCATTGgcaattttaacatgaaagtgaatTGGGAGGACCTCgagagaaagaatttgtagaatatctaagggattgctttttagaacagctggttgttgagcccacgaggggatcGGCTATGCTGGACTGGGTGATgccaatatgatcaaattcacattgaaatttgagagggaaaaaataaaaccaatgtgtcagtatttcagtggaataaaggaaattgcaatggatgggaggggaactggctgaagtcgactgaaaagggacatttgcaggaaggacagcagagcagaatgGGTGGATTTTCTGCAAATAATGAGGGAaatacaagacagatatattccaaataagaagagatgttcaaagggaagaaggacactactgtggctgacaagtgaagtcagagccaaagtaaaagcaaaagagagggcaaacaaggAAGTTCGAGCTAGT
Coding sequences:
- the LOC132385984 gene encoding zinc finger protein 420-like, with the translated sequence MSKQIHLVISNERTSPVHTEKMPFTCSDCGKEFTSSSQLKVHRRVHTGERLFTCSECGEAFTRSSHLLRHQLVHTGEKPFSCSECGKRFTRSSHLLRHQLVHTGEKPFSCSECGKGFTRSTDLKVHQRVHSGVSPFTCSECGKGFMHSSKLRRHLLVHTEERPFTCSECGKGFTQSSKLQTHWLVHTGEKPFACSVCEKGFTRSSQLKEHQRVHTGEKPFTCSDCGKEFARASQLSVHQRFHTGEKPFSCSECGKRFTLSSDLKVHQRVHTGERPFTCSDCGKRFIRSSQLNTHQCFHTGEKPFICSDCGKRFTLSFRLLRHQLVHTGEKPFICSDCGKEFARSSGLKIHQRVHTGERPFTCSDCGKEFAGSSDLKIHLRVHIGERPFTCSVCGKGFTHSSTLQRHQLVHTGERPFTCSECGKGFTQSSNLLSHQRIHTGERPFTCSDCGKAFAHSSTLLSHQRIHTGERPFTCPECGKGFTRSSKLQRHQLVHTGEKPFTFSDCGKGFT